A single region of the Eleginops maclovinus isolate JMC-PN-2008 ecotype Puerto Natales chromosome 16, JC_Emac_rtc_rv5, whole genome shotgun sequence genome encodes:
- the dexi gene encoding dexamethasone-induced protein homolog, translating to MTHPIYAQLDSVESLLEELPYMFYLGLFFVNVLILYYAFLMEYIVLNVGIVFLPEDMDQALVDLGVLSDPASVPYDTDTELDVFEGYLE from the coding sequence atgaCACATCCAATTTATGCCCAGCTAGATTCGGTAGAATCGCTGTTGGAGGAACTCCCATATATGTTTTATCTGGGCCTGTTCTTTGTGAACGTCCTGATCCTCTATTATGCCTTTCTGATGGAGTACATCGTCCTGAATGTGGGGATAGTATTTCTGCCTGAGGATATGGACCAGGCGCTGGTGGACCTAGGGGTGCTGTCCGACCCGGCCTCCGTCCCCtatgacacagacacagagctggATGTGTTTGAGGGGTATCTTGAGTGA